A region of Candidatus Endomicrobium procryptotermitis DNA encodes the following proteins:
- a CDS encoding adenylyltransferase/cytidyltransferase family protein, with product MKKKAKIIKRAHTVEEIRKEAAELKKQGKKIVFTNGCFDLVHLGHTSLFEKAKTLGDVLIVAINSDKSLAKLKGSKRPLVCEKDRAKLLLALKPVDYVVVFSEDTPKEILNKLKPDILVKGGDYKLENIAGREYAKKVYRYPLVKGKSTTNLINLIVKRYGGKPQD from the coding sequence ATGAAAAAAAAAGCAAAAATTATAAAACGCGCACATACAGTAGAAGAAATTCGAAAAGAAGCTGCAGAACTTAAAAAACAGGGTAAAAAAATCGTTTTTACAAATGGCTGTTTCGATTTGGTGCATTTGGGACATACAAGTCTTTTTGAAAAAGCTAAAACTTTGGGAGACGTTTTAATTGTCGCTATAAATTCCGACAAATCTCTTGCAAAACTTAAAGGATCTAAAAGGCCGCTGGTATGCGAAAAAGACAGAGCAAAACTGCTGCTTGCGTTAAAGCCGGTAGATTATGTAGTAGTTTTCAGCGAAGACACTCCGAAAGAAATTTTGAACAAACTTAAGCCTGACATTTTGGTAAAAGGCGGGGACTATAAACTTGAAAATATTGCAGGCAGAGAGTACGCTAAAAAAGTGTACCGTTACCCTCTTGTCAAAGGTAAATCAACTACAAATTTAATTAATTTAATAGTGAAAAGGTATGGAGGCAAGCCGCAAGATTAA
- the thrB gene encoding homoserine kinase: protein MKVKMRVPATTANLGPGFDIFGAALSLYNEFEAEYVPNANRTKFELKGDGKKVLPKGDKNLLWKAMSETFKFLKCDKYNLRNLNIAIKTSIPLSGGLGSSASAIIGGIALANVLCGDKLDKLQIARLGMKIEGHPDNIAPAVYGGLCVCYKNEEGLSDVMALPIPKAKVVLCVPSFELRTKRSRQILPKQIDLQDVVFNASRVAMLTAAFCTGNYKLLRIGMQDKLHQPYRGKMIPAMNAVIKSAMDSGAYGAFLSGSGPSIAAFCGGKDCGKIEKTMIKVWKKESVAVKSYILDFDIKGVTKI, encoded by the coding sequence ATGAAAGTAAAAATGCGCGTGCCTGCTACTACGGCAAATTTAGGTCCGGGTTTTGACATTTTCGGAGCCGCTTTATCTTTGTACAACGAGTTTGAAGCAGAATATGTTCCCAATGCCAATAGGACAAAATTTGAACTGAAAGGAGACGGGAAAAAGGTTCTTCCAAAAGGTGATAAAAATCTTCTCTGGAAAGCTATGTCGGAAACCTTTAAATTTCTCAAATGCGATAAATATAATTTGAGAAATTTAAATATCGCCATAAAAACCAGCATACCGCTCAGCGGTGGGCTGGGTTCAAGCGCATCGGCAATAATAGGCGGTATTGCCTTGGCAAACGTTTTGTGCGGAGATAAACTCGATAAACTACAAATTGCACGGCTTGGCATGAAAATAGAAGGACATCCCGATAATATAGCTCCGGCCGTTTACGGTGGTCTTTGTGTCTGCTACAAAAACGAAGAAGGACTCAGCGATGTTATGGCTCTTCCCATACCAAAAGCAAAGGTCGTATTATGCGTACCTTCCTTTGAGCTTAGAACAAAACGTTCAAGACAGATTTTGCCTAAACAGATAGATTTGCAAGATGTGGTTTTCAATGCGTCAAGAGTGGCAATGCTTACTGCCGCTTTTTGCACAGGAAATTATAAGCTGCTGCGCATCGGCATGCAGGACAAACTGCATCAGCCTTACAGAGGAAAAATGATTCCTGCAATGAACGCAGTCATAAAATCGGCAATGGATAGCGGCGCATACGGGGCATTTTTGTCGGGATCAGGACCTTCAATAGCAGCTTTTTGCGGCGGAAAAGACTGCGGGAAAATAGAAAAAACCATGATAAAAGTCTGGAAAAAAGAAAGCGTGGCGGTAAAGTCGTACATATTGGATTTTGACATAAAAGGCGTTACAAAAATATAA
- a CDS encoding metal ABC transporter permease, translated as MIDILSEMFSYAFLVRAMIVGLLISLCSSLLGVSLVLKRYSMIGDGLSHVGFGALAVAAALNAAPLSIAIPAVVAAAFILLYISENAKIKGDAAIALISTSSLAIGVAVVSLTTGMNTDVCNYMFGSILAMSKSDVNLSVALSVCSLVLFIAFYNKIFAVTFDETFARAIGVKAGIYNMLIAFLTAITIALGMRMMGALLISSLIIFPSLTAMRVFKTFKSVTICSAFTSVICFIAGIICSYLYATPAGASVVIINIVAFILFSFIGFARGSARLKVFFKRGKI; from the coding sequence ATGATTGATATTTTAAGTGAAATGTTTTCATATGCTTTTCTTGTCCGCGCAATGATAGTCGGGCTGCTTATTTCGCTTTGTTCTTCGTTACTTGGAGTAAGCCTTGTTTTGAAACGATACTCTATGATAGGCGACGGGCTTTCACATGTAGGTTTCGGAGCACTTGCTGTTGCGGCCGCATTAAACGCCGCTCCGTTAAGCATTGCGATTCCTGCAGTGGTGGCTGCGGCTTTTATTTTGCTGTACATAAGTGAAAATGCAAAAATTAAAGGAGATGCCGCAATTGCGCTTATTTCTACAAGTTCTCTTGCAATCGGCGTGGCGGTAGTTTCACTGACTACGGGAATGAATACCGATGTTTGCAATTACATGTTCGGCAGCATTCTTGCCATGAGCAAAAGCGACGTGAATTTAAGCGTGGCTTTGTCTGTCTGTTCACTTGTTTTATTTATCGCATTCTACAATAAAATATTTGCCGTGACTTTTGACGAAACTTTCGCACGTGCCATCGGCGTTAAGGCGGGCATTTACAATATGTTAATAGCTTTTCTGACGGCAATTACCATTGCACTCGGCATGAGAATGATGGGAGCGCTTCTGATTTCAAGTCTTATTATTTTTCCATCTCTTACCGCTATGCGCGTATTTAAAACGTTTAAAAGTGTGACAATATGTTCAGCTTTTACTTCTGTTATATGTTTCATTGCCGGAATTATATGCTCATATCTTTATGCAACGCCTGCTGGAGCAAGCGTTGTCATAATAAATATTGTGGCTTTTATATTGTTTTCTTTTATAGGTTTTGCCCGCGGCAGTGCAAGATTGAAAGTATTTTTTAAAAGAGGAAAAATATGA
- a CDS encoding aspartate kinase has protein sequence MGVVVMKFGGSSVADADKMKLVARKIIAKKKAGNKVVAVVSAPGDTTDDLLEMADKITSNPPAREMDMLLATGEMVSISLLAMSVDSMGENVISMTGPQAGISADADHSRARIKKINSKKVKIHLAKNNIVIVAGFQAINPKGDITTLGRGGSDLTAVALAAALNADLCEIYSDVEGVFTADPRVVKNARKIDFISYEEMLEMAGAGAQVLQSRSIEVAKKFSVEIHSRSTFSDNIGTIITSEEKIGRKKMEALLVSGVTFDKNQVKFTIIDLPDMPGVAAKIFGRLAKIGVNVDMIIQSAAVDKKNDISFTVSKADMKKTQLELGKTALELKASSVICDEHVAKVSVVGIGMRSNPGVAAQMFEILSKKGINIEMISTSEIKISCIVDETDTVKAVEELHKGFKLSKK, from the coding sequence ATGGGAGTGGTTGTGATGAAGTTTGGCGGTTCGTCGGTTGCCGACGCCGATAAAATGAAACTCGTTGCCAGAAAAATCATTGCTAAGAAAAAAGCAGGAAATAAAGTTGTGGCAGTCGTTTCTGCCCCCGGAGACACCACGGATGACCTTCTTGAAATGGCGGATAAAATTACGTCAAATCCTCCGGCGAGAGAAATGGATATGCTTCTTGCCACAGGAGAAATGGTTTCGATTTCGCTTCTTGCCATGTCCGTGGATTCCATGGGCGAAAATGTTATTTCTATGACAGGACCTCAGGCTGGGATTTCCGCCGATGCGGATCATTCACGCGCGCGAATAAAAAAAATTAACTCTAAAAAAGTTAAAATACATCTTGCCAAAAACAATATAGTAATCGTTGCTGGTTTTCAGGCTATAAACCCAAAAGGCGACATAACAACTTTAGGAAGAGGCGGTTCAGATTTGACCGCAGTGGCTCTGGCAGCAGCCTTGAATGCCGACTTGTGCGAGATATATTCCGACGTTGAAGGCGTGTTTACCGCTGATCCGAGAGTTGTCAAAAATGCTAGAAAAATAGATTTTATCTCTTATGAAGAAATGCTTGAAATGGCGGGAGCCGGAGCTCAGGTTCTCCAGAGCAGAAGCATTGAAGTGGCAAAAAAGTTCAGCGTTGAAATTCATTCCAGAAGCACATTCAGCGACAATATAGGAACAATAATAACAAGCGAAGAAAAAATCGGGAGGAAAAAGATGGAAGCATTGCTCGTTTCCGGAGTAACATTTGATAAAAATCAGGTAAAATTTACGATAATCGATTTGCCAGATATGCCAGGTGTCGCTGCAAAAATTTTTGGACGTCTTGCAAAAATCGGTGTAAACGTAGATATGATTATTCAATCCGCAGCAGTGGATAAAAAGAATGACATATCTTTTACCGTAAGTAAAGCAGACATGAAAAAGACACAGTTAGAGCTTGGCAAGACAGCTTTGGAACTTAAAGCATCAAGTGTCATATGCGATGAGCACGTTGCTAAAGTTTCTGTAGTCGGCATAGGCATGAGGAGCAATCCAGGAGTCGCCGCACAGATGTTTGAAATACTGTCAAAAAAAGGCATAAACATAGAAATGATTTCAACAAGTGAAATAAAAATTTCATGTATAGTTGACGAAACGGATACGGTTAAAGCCGTGGAAGAATTGCATAAAGGTTTTAAACTTTCAAAAAAATGA
- the thiC gene encoding phosphomethylpyrimidine synthase ThiC gives MTLMIDAQNKKTNNLIKEAAKAECLSEEFIAEGAANGTIVIPKNANRKLKRIVAIGKGLKTKVNANLGTSPDHISLDEELEKLNVAIAAGVDAVMDLSTGGDLTKIRKEILNASPVQVGTVPIYEAACRTVAKGRKISEIDGGELFEVIEEQCEQGVDFITVHCGITKSIVEILNRQGRLAGVVSRGGSFLVKGINATGKENPLYERYDKLLEIAKKYDVTLSLGDGFRPGAMFDASDAVQLGELAVLGDLVLKARKAGVQAMIEGPGHVPIDQIEANVRLAKRLGHDAPLYFLGPLVTDIAPGYDHITSAIGGALAASYGVDFICYVTPAEHIRLPDVSDVREGVMAARIAGHAADIVKGVKGAKEQDNEMSKWRKARDWNKQKEFCIDPQKLASERAKLPPQQEDVCTMCGEFCAMRDE, from the coding sequence ATGACATTAATGATTGACGCTCAAAACAAAAAAACTAATAATTTGATAAAAGAGGCCGCTAAAGCGGAATGTCTGAGCGAAGAATTTATAGCTGAAGGCGCCGCAAACGGCACGATAGTTATTCCAAAAAACGCTAACAGAAAACTTAAAAGAATCGTTGCCATAGGAAAAGGGTTAAAAACAAAAGTTAACGCCAATCTCGGCACGTCGCCCGACCATATATCTCTTGATGAGGAATTGGAAAAGCTCAATGTTGCAATCGCGGCGGGCGTGGACGCAGTTATGGATTTGTCTACCGGAGGCGACCTCACAAAAATAAGGAAAGAAATTCTTAACGCCTCACCTGTTCAAGTCGGTACGGTTCCGATTTACGAAGCAGCTTGCAGAACGGTAGCAAAAGGTAGAAAAATATCGGAAATTGACGGCGGTGAACTTTTTGAAGTCATAGAAGAACAATGTGAACAAGGTGTAGATTTTATTACTGTTCACTGCGGAATAACTAAATCCATAGTTGAAATTCTAAACAGGCAGGGACGTCTTGCCGGAGTTGTCAGCCGCGGCGGCTCTTTTTTGGTTAAAGGCATAAACGCTACTGGAAAAGAAAATCCGCTCTACGAGCGTTATGACAAACTTCTGGAAATAGCAAAAAAATATGATGTTACTTTATCGTTAGGAGACGGTTTTCGTCCGGGTGCAATGTTCGACGCTTCCGATGCCGTACAGCTTGGCGAACTTGCCGTTTTAGGCGATCTTGTCTTAAAGGCGAGAAAAGCTGGAGTTCAGGCAATGATAGAAGGTCCCGGCCATGTTCCGATAGACCAGATAGAAGCAAACGTGCGGCTTGCAAAAAGGCTTGGGCATGATGCCCCTTTATATTTTTTGGGACCTCTTGTAACAGACATAGCGCCGGGATACGATCATATAACTTCCGCTATAGGCGGAGCTTTAGCTGCTTCTTACGGAGTCGATTTCATATGTTATGTTACGCCTGCTGAACATATAAGGCTGCCTGACGTTTCGGACGTTCGCGAGGGCGTTATGGCCGCAAGAATAGCCGGACATGCCGCTGATATAGTAAAAGGTGTAAAAGGTGCCAAAGAACAAGATAACGAAATGTCAAAATGGCGTAAAGCAAGAGATTGGAATAAACAAAAAGAGTTCTGTATAGATCCACAAAAACTTGCAAGCGAAAGAGCAAAACTTCCTCCACAGCAGGAAGACGTCTGCACGATGTGCGGAGAATTTTGTGCCATGAGGGACGAATAA
- a CDS encoding ABC transporter ATP-binding protein → MSLIVCKNVSFGYEGNSIVGGINFEVNAGDYLCIIGKNGSGKSTLIKGLLGLKKADIGSVSFSKELYRNQTGYLPQQMAAQKDFPASAYEVVVSGRLGLCGFLPFYSHKDKEVALENMKRLDIFDLRDKCYAQLSGGQQRRVLLARALCTDGKLLLLDEPACGLDAVVTQEMYDLIKMLNRSRKIAIIMVSHDISEVLKYASHILHLKKCQALQNLNCQNVQAFFGKIQEYVKSPAAADFIGGKIYD, encoded by the coding sequence ATGTCTCTTATAGTTTGTAAAAATGTTTCTTTCGGATATGAAGGAAATAGCATAGTCGGCGGAATTAATTTTGAAGTAAACGCCGGCGATTATTTGTGCATCATTGGCAAAAATGGTTCTGGAAAAAGTACACTTATCAAAGGACTGCTCGGACTTAAAAAAGCTGACATCGGCAGTGTGTCGTTTTCAAAAGAGCTTTACCGAAACCAGACGGGCTATCTGCCGCAACAGATGGCAGCGCAAAAAGATTTCCCGGCCAGCGCATATGAAGTCGTAGTTTCAGGACGGCTTGGATTGTGCGGGTTTTTGCCATTTTATTCGCATAAAGATAAAGAAGTGGCACTGGAAAATATGAAACGGCTGGATATTTTTGATTTGCGTGATAAATGTTATGCACAACTGTCAGGGGGCCAGCAGCGCAGAGTACTGCTGGCCCGTGCGCTGTGTACCGACGGCAAACTTTTATTGCTAGATGAACCGGCTTGCGGACTTGATGCTGTTGTCACTCAGGAAATGTACGATTTAATAAAAATGTTGAACCGCAGCAGAAAAATCGCAATCATAATGGTATCGCATGATATAAGCGAGGTGCTAAAATATGCGAGCCATATTCTACATTTAAAAAAATGTCAGGCTTTACAAAATTTAAACTGTCAAAATGTTCAGGCTTTTTTTGGGAAAATTCAGGAATATGTAAAATCGCCGGCCGCGGCGGATTTTATTGGAGGAAAAATATATGATTGA
- a CDS encoding prepilin-type N-terminal cleavage/methylation domain-containing protein, protein MKNIKGFTLIELIVVIVIIGILTLVSLPIYRGYVLKSKITEGRSLAASIITAQRVYYSENGEWYIINDWVEESTVLTVDARQNNYFRKAKTGISNKYANVISAAAFSENENIIVYQFWPMDMQLPAHYPRWLITDGSDAVISEEW, encoded by the coding sequence ATGAAAAACATAAAAGGGTTTACTCTTATAGAACTCATAGTCGTAATTGTCATCATCGGGATTTTAACGTTAGTTTCTCTTCCGATTTACAGAGGTTATGTCCTTAAATCGAAAATAACAGAAGGCAGATCTCTTGCAGCTTCGATTATAACGGCGCAGAGAGTATATTATTCTGAAAATGGAGAATGGTATATTATCAACGATTGGGTTGAAGAAAGTACGGTACTTACTGTAGATGCCAGACAGAATAATTATTTTAGAAAAGCAAAAACTGGCATTTCAAATAAATATGCAAATGTTATAAGCGCCGCAGCTTTTTCAGAAAATGAAAATATAATCGTTTATCAGTTCTGGCCGATGGATATGCAGCTGCCTGCACATTATCCTAGATGGCTTATCACCGACGGCAGTGACGCCGTAATTTCCGAAGAATGGTAG
- a CDS encoding metal ABC transporter substrate-binding protein produces the protein MKYFILFCAVLFMLGTGLFSCKKNSDKNVNSDKINVTTVIFAPYDFARQIAGDKANVSMLLPPASESHSFEPSPKDIIKIQNSSVFIYVGGESDEWVSGILESIDTSKMKIITLIDCVDKFEEEIVEGMQEEEEKEEGGEEEAEYDEHVWTSPKNVKLIVQKIASALSEADPANAAYYNQNAEKYISELDLLDGEFQNVVNKAKRKTIVFADRFPFRYFTEAYGLQYFAAFPGCSTETEASAATIKFLIDKIKAEKIPVVFHIELSNEKMANAILEATGAKSMLLHSAHNISKVDFEKGTTYLDLMKQNVLNLKEALE, from the coding sequence ATGAAATATTTTATACTTTTTTGTGCCGTACTTTTTATGCTTGGCACAGGTTTGTTCAGCTGTAAAAAGAATTCTGATAAAAATGTCAATTCTGACAAAATCAATGTCACAACGGTTATTTTTGCTCCTTATGATTTTGCGCGTCAAATAGCGGGCGATAAAGCAAACGTAAGTATGCTTTTGCCGCCGGCCTCCGAAAGCCATTCTTTTGAGCCTTCTCCTAAAGATATTATCAAAATTCAAAACAGCAGCGTTTTTATATATGTCGGCGGTGAATCAGACGAATGGGTCAGCGGAATTTTAGAGTCCATAGATACAAGCAAAATGAAAATCATCACGCTTATTGACTGCGTAGATAAGTTTGAAGAAGAAATAGTCGAAGGCATGCAGGAAGAGGAAGAAAAAGAAGAAGGCGGAGAAGAAGAAGCTGAATATGATGAACACGTGTGGACTTCCCCAAAAAACGTGAAACTCATAGTTCAAAAAATAGCAAGTGCACTTTCTGAAGCAGATCCAGCAAACGCCGCTTACTACAATCAAAACGCTGAAAAATATATCAGTGAACTGGATTTACTTGACGGCGAATTCCAAAATGTCGTAAATAAAGCAAAACGTAAAACAATAGTTTTTGCCGATAGATTTCCTTTCAGATATTTCACAGAGGCTTATGGGCTTCAATATTTTGCAGCTTTTCCGGGATGTTCAACTGAAACTGAAGCAAGTGCGGCTACTATAAAATTTCTTATAGATAAAATAAAAGCTGAAAAGATCCCCGTAGTATTTCACATAGAACTTTCAAACGAGAAAATGGCAAATGCCATTTTAGAAGCGACTGGAGCAAAAAGTATGCTTTTGCACAGCGCACACAATATTTCAAAAGTGGATTTTGAAAAAGGAACGACATATCTAGATTTGATGAAACAAAATGTTTTAAATCTCAAGGAGGCGCTGGAATAA
- a CDS encoding SIS domain-containing protein: MRTKEIIQKLISESIETKQKMLDLKHVDYIRAVSDKIVEAYKNNKKTIICGNGGSASDALHFAAEMVCRFEKNRAAIASIALSENVSTITAIGNDFGYDQVFSRQLEAFAAPGDIFIAISTSGNSPNVIKAVESAKKMKIFTIGMTNENGGKMKSMCDLCYCAPSKVTARSQECHILLIHIIAKLVEEKVFVYKK, from the coding sequence ATGAGAACAAAAGAAATTATTCAAAAACTTATCTCCGAAAGCATTGAAACAAAACAAAAAATGCTCGATTTGAAGCATGTAGATTATATTCGGGCTGTGTCGGATAAAATTGTCGAAGCTTATAAAAACAATAAAAAAACCATAATCTGCGGTAATGGCGGATCAGCTTCAGACGCTCTTCATTTTGCAGCTGAAATGGTGTGCAGGTTTGAAAAAAACAGGGCTGCTATAGCATCAATCGCTTTGTCTGAAAATGTTTCCACTATAACTGCAATCGGAAACGATTTCGGATATGACCAGGTTTTTTCAAGACAGCTTGAAGCTTTCGCTGCACCGGGAGATATTTTTATCGCTATTTCAACCAGCGGAAATTCGCCGAATGTCATAAAAGCCGTAGAGTCGGCAAAAAAAATGAAGATATTTACGATAGGCATGACCAATGAAAACGGTGGAAAGATGAAATCTATGTGCGATTTATGTTACTGTGCGCCATCAAAAGTTACTGCAAGATCTCAGGAATGTCATATACTATTGATACATATAATTGCAAAACTGGTGGAAGAAAAAGTTTTTGTATATAAAAAATAA
- the cimA gene encoding citramalate synthase, whose product MKKILILDATLRDGSQGAGISFGVEDKIKITKALDGFGVDYIEGGWPGSNPKDELFFSKAKKLVLKNSKLTAFSSTRRKNIKVYEDCNLKAVISSGVKAVCIFGKSWDLHVKVALKTTYEENLKMIFESVSFLKSKNIEVIYDAEHFFDGYKSNKEYALLTIKTAWDAGASVICLCDTNGGMIPSDICGAVKAVKEAFPKMPLGIHAHNDSGCAVANSISAVEEGCIMVQGTINGLGERCGNANLCSIIPGLQIKRGYKCVLEKNLFKLTELSRYVDEIANLIPNDAKPYVGRNAFAHKAGMHVSAVKRNSKTYEHIDPALVGNERHILVSDLSGKSNVISKAAEMSIVLEDEENIKKVINIVKEKENKGYQYEDANGSFYLLTKKTIELFKPFFSLKSYRVSVEKDADGNIVSEATVKLDIKGKEEHTVAEGEGPVNALDNCLRKALVKYYPVIKDVFLTDFKVRVVNSDANTAAKVRVLIESSDSSKSWGTVGVDENIIDASWQALSDAVEYELIKTANKKTKRK is encoded by the coding sequence ATGAAAAAAATTTTAATACTTGATGCTACACTAAGAGATGGCTCGCAGGGAGCTGGAATATCTTTCGGCGTTGAAGATAAAATAAAAATAACAAAAGCTCTGGATGGGTTTGGTGTCGATTATATTGAAGGCGGCTGGCCGGGTTCGAATCCAAAAGACGAACTGTTTTTTTCTAAGGCTAAGAAGCTTGTTTTAAAAAATTCAAAACTTACTGCTTTTAGTTCCACACGACGCAAAAATATAAAAGTATATGAAGACTGCAATCTTAAAGCCGTCATAAGTTCTGGAGTGAAAGCGGTGTGTATTTTCGGAAAATCATGGGACTTACACGTAAAAGTTGCTCTTAAAACGACCTATGAAGAAAATTTAAAAATGATTTTTGAAAGTGTATCTTTTTTGAAATCAAAAAATATAGAAGTGATATATGACGCGGAACATTTTTTTGACGGATACAAAAGCAATAAAGAGTATGCGCTGCTGACAATCAAAACTGCATGGGACGCCGGCGCTTCAGTGATATGTTTATGTGATACCAACGGTGGAATGATTCCTTCGGATATATGTGGAGCGGTTAAAGCTGTAAAAGAGGCTTTCCCAAAAATGCCGCTAGGCATACATGCGCATAACGATTCCGGCTGCGCAGTGGCTAACTCTATATCGGCCGTTGAAGAGGGATGTATAATGGTTCAGGGAACGATAAACGGACTTGGGGAAAGATGTGGAAATGCGAATTTGTGTTCGATAATTCCCGGACTGCAAATAAAAAGAGGCTACAAATGTGTTCTTGAAAAAAATCTTTTCAAACTTACAGAACTTTCAAGGTACGTCGATGAAATAGCAAACCTTATACCGAACGACGCCAAACCTTACGTAGGCAGAAACGCTTTTGCTCATAAAGCGGGCATGCATGTTTCCGCCGTCAAAAGAAATTCGAAAACTTACGAACACATAGACCCTGCTCTCGTGGGAAACGAGAGACATATTTTGGTAAGCGATTTGTCGGGAAAGAGTAATGTCATTTCCAAAGCCGCGGAGATGTCCATAGTGCTCGAAGACGAGGAAAACATAAAAAAAGTAATAAATATAGTCAAAGAAAAAGAAAACAAAGGCTATCAGTATGAAGATGCCAACGGTTCTTTTTATCTTCTGACAAAAAAAACGATTGAATTGTTTAAACCTTTTTTCTCTCTTAAAAGTTACAGAGTGTCCGTCGAAAAAGATGCAGACGGAAATATAGTTTCAGAAGCCACGGTCAAGCTCGATATAAAAGGTAAAGAGGAACATACTGTAGCCGAAGGGGAAGGACCGGTCAATGCTTTGGACAATTGTCTTAGAAAAGCTTTGGTAAAATATTATCCTGTTATAAAAGATGTTTTTCTTACAGATTTTAAAGTCAGAGTGGTAAACAGCGATGCAAATACCGCGGCAAAAGTGAGAGTGCTTATAGAATCTTCGGATTCCTCAAAAAGCTGGGGAACTGTCGGGGTAGACGAAAACATAATAGACGCCTCATGGCAGGCCTTGTCCGATGCAGTTGAATATGAATTGATAAAAACGGCAAATAAAAAAACAAAAAGAAAATAA